Genomic DNA from Vigna radiata var. radiata cultivar VC1973A unplaced genomic scaffold, Vradiata_ver6 scaffold_161, whole genome shotgun sequence:
AAAAGTTTATGGTAAGTACATTACGAATGGGGCAATTGTGGGAACTCAAAATTTAAACCTGCGGAAAAAAGTACAGTGCGCACGAATTACCACGCGCAATCATAACCAGAGACGATAGAttttatatttggaagagaaagaaaggaaagaatgACACAACAGAAGGCAACATGTTATGGAACAGAACAGACAAAGAcattagaaaattaaaacccGTGAAAGCCATTAATGAGCGCAGAGCCacgaaaatttaaaaagaaaacattttgaaaCGGAGTGTGGGGTACGGCACGCTTACCAGCAATGCAGTAACCGGAGAGGGGCAACAAGTTGGGGTGCTTCAGTCTTGAGAGGTCAACGAACGTGGCGACCGATTCATCAGGATCAACGTCTCTGGCGTGTTCCAGGACCTTGATTGCCACGTGGAGCTCCCCCGGCAGCACGGCTCTGTAAACGGGCCCAAACCTTCCCTCCGCGAGCAGCGAGTCTTTCCCGAAGTGTGACGTGGCAACAATGAGGTCCTTGAAAGTAAGGTTCATCAACGGCTTCTCGAACATCACCACCGCCGCAGAAGACGGTTCCTTCAGGTCAGCCACCCACGTTGACCCCGATTCAGTCTCGAAAGCAAACGGCCCTGATTTCTCCACTCTGCTAGTCACCACGTTCATACCATGTGGAACCGGCATGGAAATCGCCCACTTGCTCCTCTTGGCGCGTTGCTTCCTCTTCCTAATAACAATGCGGAGTACCCAAATGGACAACAGAATTAGGACAACTGCTGATCCCGCAGACGACGCTGCAGCAATCAGCCTTTTGGATTTTCGCTTATGTTGTTTCTTGTGGGTGGATTGCGCTGAGTTTTTACTGGTGTTGGACGTTTTGGACGCGGTGCTGTCGTAGGTGAAGTTGTTGCCAGCGTGGATAAAAGCTGATTTGCCGAAATTGTTGAACTTGGTTAGGCTAGTTGATGAGGTGAAGTTGTTATAAGAGATGTTGAGGAATTCGAGGGTGGCCAGTGGAGGGAAATCAAAAGGGAAATTTCCCGTGAAGGTGTTGTTGGATAAGTCCAAGTAGCGAAGTGAGTGAAGAGAGGAAACTGGTTTTACGTCGCTTTGGAGATTACAGCATGAGAGATCGAGGTGTTGAAGCTTGGAGAGGTTTTGGAGTCCGGAGGGGAGTGTTCGCAGGTTGTTGTTGGAAAGGTCGAGGATTTTAAGGTTCTGGAAGGCAGAAAGTTGGATTGAATTGGTGAACCTGTTGTGGGAGAGATTGAGCGTTTGAATGGATGAAATTGAAAACGAGGAGTTTTGTGTTGTGGGTTTGGAGGAGTGGAAAATAATGCTCCCTCCGAACCTGTTACCGGAGAGGTTTATTTCCAATAAGGATGAAGTTGACCAGAACCAGCTTGGGACGTGGCCCTGTAAAGAATTACCCGAGAGATCGAAAACCTGGAGGTTGGACATGTTCCTGAGGTAGCCCCAGGAGATTGTGCCAGTGAGGTTTTGGGATGGAAGTACTATTCTGGTGATGTGAGCTTGTGAACAGTTGGTTTGAAACCAGGAGTAAGCGTTGAAGCCAGAGACTGATTTGAAAGCCTTTGACACCAAAACGTTCTCTTCTTCACTGCTGCATGAAGATTCCACCAGAGCAAATAGCGATATGAAAATCAAGAATCTGCAAAGGGGCTTCATTTTGCGTCACTGTTTCGATGTTCCTGTTCTAGctagaaagaaaggaaaaagaaaaaacagagcTTGGTTTGTTGCTTGCTCCAATGTTGTAAAGGTTCGCGGCTAGTGGATATAGTGGGAAGGAAGTAGCAGCGTCATGTTTTAAAGGAGAGTTAAGGGCGATTGAACATGACTTGGAAGGTGAAATTTGAcagataatataatttaacgGAAGTTGAAAAGAGAGAGGGATGGATTgtcttttaaaaactaaaaatattgcgattttttttttttttaagtttttggtGCCATGACGTAATTGGCGAGCGTGAAGTTCTAAGATTTAAGGGGACAAAGCTGCTATGGAATATGGGATGTTTTGTTGTTGGGTATGGTTTGATTGAGAATTGATAagaatgtaaaattgaaattttgatcttcaatctAAAAGAGAGTTTTGAAGATGACTTGGGTTTGGTTTGAAACTAATGGGAAGCCATATTCCTGACTTTTTCTCACAAATGACATGTCGAAACCAAGAGTTGACAATACTTGGCACCATGTTAGCCAGCCTCATGTAAcgtaaaatcaaattatttgatgttttagtATGTACCTATAGTTTAGTAGTGCCTCCATTAATCAGAGTAATCAGCACAGAATAATTATAGTTTGATACAATGATTCATCTTTCCGAGAAACCATGAGTGACTTGTCTGTTTGGACacataagaaaaatagataaataaaactGCATTGGCTGCAATAGATTGTGTATGGAGAAGGGTCAAACAGCAATTGCAACTATTCTCTAAAACAAAAGTCACATGCAAATACTAGATTACAAAAGACTTGACTCAATAATTCTGGGTCTTCCACTAAATTAGTACTCACCTCAGTTACGAAAGCTTTTTGGTCCCTCAATTAGTGATTTTAAATGGCAAGCTTCAACCACGTAATTTATTCCAACACGTTAACAAGAATATGTAATAAGAAAGATAGCTCTAAATACATGtgaaataatactaaaaaaataatttacatgagataaaaaaaattgtactagGAGATCGAAATTTGGTAGGGAAATTCCTCTTTGAGAAAATGACAAGCAAAAGAAAGAGGCACAGAGAGTGGTTTAAAAGTACGCATTGATCCCTGAGTTGACGAGTAGTTCGGTTCACAAATTCCAGGTGCTAAATGTCATCTCTGGCACGTGATCTTGGCTTCTTCCTTTTGCCTCTGTATATGGTGATTCTTTGTTAATGAAGTTGGAATCGTTTTGGATTATAGGTTAAGTAGATGAAGTTATCACCCTACGCTGTCCCTCAAACCAAAATTCCCTATAGTCACACACTTATACTTCATcctaatataattaatataattagtgTAATGATTGTaccatttaattataaaatatcactGTCATTGTAAACATTAAGAAATCTACCTAGTACCTTCGTAACCTCGTGCTGCGATTCATGATTAATCACGGTGGCTCTTGCTTCTGGGCTCTGGTCGTCAAGGAAAATTGGGCTTAGCAAGGCAAAGATATATGAGAAAAGGAGATTGTTATTAACACCCCGTTTttacttacattttttttttctgaagcttaaaagttttattaagtGTTTGCAAGATTAGTTCAACctaaatttttaacaatataaaatgtattcacatttttatttccattaagAACCTTCAGATAAAAATTACCGGTCAAGTcaacaaaaatatcttaaaattgaGTCATTTTGAGTGACATGAAGTTTTGgaatttgtttttcctttttatttgtttttattctagtCAACAAAAACAATGGTTGATTGATATGATATTTAGAAGTTTCATAATAATATGCACGACTGGTCCAAGAGGGTGTTTCAAGGGTGGTGATTGTTGCTCATTTATATAAAAGcttaaatattactttatttcCATGTTAAGAGGTGAATTTTTGTTTAGTAtccagttttaaaaattaagacatTAGATACCAAAGTTGTAAAAATTGtatcaattcaaaattatttgttaaataaatatcaacGACGTTAACTTcatattgatgttttttttcttctctcctctATTGTGCAGCTTTTTTTACCTTCATCTCCATCTAAGATCCCCAATgcctcttcttctccttcttgtAAGATACCAGCCAGTGCTGGAAGCGTAGTCGTCCTTCACGACCTTTctcctttttaaatatatatttttttttaatatttgtttgctttttatattttttaaaaatatttttaaattttatcaagtAGGTTTCATTAAcatttgtaaatttaataaatgttttggttgttataaaattttattcggtattctaatttaaaatatattcaattataatttattttgaaatatttgatattgaaaaaacaagaataccatctttttaatattgaatattctAGCAATACTATGTTTCCTTTAccataacttttttattattttataaaaattatttaattgatattgatatagtaaaaaaataatagaaagtgTATATTCGTTATCTGTATAGGAATGTGAAGGTTTTTGTACCTTCATAGGCAAATTTGCCTCATATATTACCAAAGTAggcaaattcaaacaaattcaaagtCAAGGGAAAGTCGTGCTATCCCCTAACGACTTCAAAAAGAGAAGTCGTGCCACCATTGtacgacttcacactgttcataTGAACAGTGATGAAGTCGTgctacataaaaataaattcaagctgttgtaatcgattacgctggagctgtaatcgattaccaaaagCTAAAGTCGTGCcacccctgcacgacttcagcTTTGTAGACCAAAACCAgtgtggtaatcgattacttggaccttgtaatcgattacctgCACTCTGATTTGTGTAATTTGCTTGGTAATAGATTACNAGTGTGTAATGGGCAAAAAATtccccttgtaatcgattaccactggcttgtaatcgattaccagcgTGTTTTAATTGTTGATTGAGGTCTTAGTTGTGTTGTAGACACATTTGCttcgtttttgttttataatttgcGATATATCGTGTTTCGNCagagtaattatttttaaagaaattataaatggaaaatagaaaagaaagtcAGAAATGAAACTTTAAANNNNNNNNNNNNNNNNNNNNNNNNNNNNNNNNNNNNNNNNNNNNNNNNNNNNNNNNNNNNNNNNNNNNNNNNNNNNNNNNNNNNNNNNNNNNNNNNNNNNNNNNNNNNNNNNNNNNNNNNNNNNNNNNNNNNNNNNNNNNNNNNNNNNNNNNNNNNNNNNNNNNNNNNNNNNNNNNNNNNNNNNNNNNNNNNNNNNNNNNNNNNNNNNNNNNNNNNNNNNNNNNNNNNNNNNNNNNNNNNNNNNNNNNNNNNNNNNNNNNNNNNNNNNNNNNNNNNNNNNNNNNNNNNNNNNNNNNNNNNNNNNNNNNNNNNNNNNNNNNNNNNNNNNNNNNNNNNNNNNNNNNNNNNNNNNNNNNNNNNNNNNNNNNNNNNNNNNNNNNNNNNNNNNNNNNNNNNNNNNNNNNNNNNNNNNNNNNNNggcggtggtggtggttgttgtggagGACGTGCTTGATTGTGGCGTTGAGGAACCCAGACGTCGTTTTGATCGATCCTAAATCCAAAGGATTCTAGTGTACTATGGGCAATTGTCATTTGCCTCGTGTTTGGGGCAGTAATTTCATCATCCAAATCCAATGAAAAATGTTCCAAGATACGGGAGATCAAAAATGCATATGGTAATNGAGCATTTTGCTTCAAAGCCTTCTTCATCCTATGTCGGATGAGATGGGGCCAGTTGATCTGCTTCCCCGTCATTATAATCCACAAGAGAATAATATCTTCCTCGNTAGCCTGGGCAATGTTAGAAACACGTGGCAACAAAACACGAACGATAATGTAATGTAATATTCTAGCGTCAAGAGTCATGGATCCCGCTAGAATTCTACCAACTACACGTTTGTCAGGCGAAATAATCAACTGTTTTGCCGCATCTAAACTGTATTCATTGACCCATTGGTCTAatatttttccttcaaatttcaATCCAGCAGAGGGTAGGTCGGCTATGGAGGCCAATAGACTGGGTTTNATaatcattttcacatttttaacCTCAGTCCTAATGGTTCCATTATCAGAAATTTTAAGATTACTATAAAAAATCCGTACAAGTTTAGGATAGTAGCCATGACCACTATCACAGACAAAATCAACCAAGCCTAAATTTGTGAGCATTTGAAAAAATTGCAGATTTTGTCTTTCAAAAAATTCTCTATCCACGAATTTTGGTTCAATGACGTCACGATCGCTAAAAAGTGTGAAATANCTTTCAGCCAGTGCAGGAGTTGAAAATTGAAGTATTTGTTCCGATTCAATCGGTGATGCTGGTGGTGAGGGTGACGGCGAGCTTTGGATCGGTGAAGGTTCACGGNGGCGACGTCCCGCAGCTGTAGAAGTTGAACCCCTAACCCTTTGCCTTTTGGAAGAATCCGCCATTTGGAAATTTTAATcggtagaaattgaagaaaatggagaGTAGAATGTGAAAATGGTGTTTAGAAGTGAGAAAAGTGGGAAAAGATGAGATTTTGGAGGTCTTGTTGGTGCAAAAATGGTGGAAAACGGCGNTGCAGTGGTTGGGAAAGGTTGGGTGTGcgaaatgagagagaaaaagttgcttttatagggtagggttgggcgcgtaatcgattacgaggttgctgtaatcgattacgaggGGTCTGATGCANTTTGGTCAGCCAGCAagcactggtaatcgattacacagaCTATGTAATNGATTACCATAGTGGATTTTGCAATAGAAAGTGTTTTTGGACACAAATATAACNtaatataaaacataagaaGTTTTTATTACATTCATCCATGTTCAAATAAAGTGTCAAACATAAGAGGTAattattacagtcatccaaataGAAGTTTAAACAACTATTAAACAGTACAGAACAATAGAAAAGAGTCTTAaacattacaaatatttatgGACGTAAGGggtaaatatttcttatttttcgtTGTCCATCTTCATCTATGTAGGTCCAATCTTTCAGATCCTCATAGTGCTCAGCTTGAGTTGGAGGACGTATATTTATTGTTTGGANGAAAAGTTCAATATACTGAGACGTCCTTGGACGTTTAACAGACCTGTCAATAGTTTGTGCTTTTTGCCAACGTCCAATCATTTGTGNAATATCATTATCACATTTTATGGAAGCTGTATCATGAATGAGGTAGTTGTTACATACCTTTGTGGGACGACGATAATCAATATGGGTCACAACTCTTTTGTCTCCACACTGCACAATTTCacttaattgagaaaaaagTTCATTGAATGAGATATTGTGATTGATTGACGTGGTAACCTTTGCATCTGATCGGAATTCGATCCCATAACCAGAGGGACTTTCTATCATTCCAGCACCTTTAAGTTGACCTCCGAAATAGATTATTGCAGGTGAGTTTCGAGTGTCATTTGTGGGTGTCgtagatgaagatgatgcaTTTGTAGGAATCATAAGACCCATTATTTCATCCAGAGATCTTACCCatttaacataaatttctaTGACTGCGTTAATGGGAAAATTAGACTTACATGATATCATTGCTATGACATCTTCGTCTGATCTTAGTTTGAATGCTTCATATGAGACANTTTGATTATCATCAAGTCTCGGTCGACGGAAGTACAACTTGTCGATGACTGTGTTAGTTGGTTTGTCAGAGGCTATGCAAACTTTTTCTTGAAGTTGTTTGTGGGTGCAGGTGAATGAGATGCGAAACAATTTAGGATTCTGACATCTGAACTCAACTCCATTTTCGCCATTCCTTATTTCGCCGTGTTGAAATAAGGCAGCAAGGTATGAGTTGTATATGTTTTCTGTGGCTGTGGCGTTCATGCCAAAATCTTGATTCTCGTAGGTGTTCATTTTCAGAGAGATGATGTAGTATGATGAAAGATAAAGTTAGAGCAATGTATTTTGTGAGTTTTGTGGATATCCATAACATAATTGTGGTTGTATTTATAGTGAAAAGTTTGTAGTCCTTTTGGATAGAATCTCTAAATAGTACTTGAAAATTACTTGAAAGGGACACAATTTTGTcatgtcatttaatttttatttaatgattaaaaaaagtacATCATAATGTTTGTCTATGTCTATCTATGTCCTCCAGTCCCACANNNNNNNNNNNNNNNNNNNNNNNNNNNNNNNNNNNNNNNNNNNNNNNNNNNNNNNNNNNNNNNNNNNNNNNNNNNNNNNNNNNNNNNNNNNNNNNNNNNNNNNNNNNNNNNNNNNNNNNNNNNNNNNNNNNNNNNNNNNNNNNNNNNNNNNNNNNNNNNNNNNNNNNNNNNNNNNNNNNNNNNNNNNNNNNNNNNNNNNNNNNNNNNNNNNNNNNNNNNNNNNNNNNNNNNNNNNNNNNNNNNNNNNNNNNNNNNNNNNNNNNNNNNNNNNNNNNNNNNNNNNNNNNNNNNNNNNNNNNNNNNNNNNNNNNNNNNNNNNNNNNNNNNNNNNNNNNNNNNNNNNNNNNNNNNNNNNNNNNNNNNNNNNNNNNNNNNNNNNNNNNNNNNNNNNNNNNNNNNNNNNNNNNNNNNNNNNNNNNNNNNNNNNNNNNNNNNNNNNNNNNNNNNNNNNNNNNNNNNNNNNNNNNNNNNNNNNNNNNNNNNNNNNNNNNNNNNNNNNNNNNNNNNNNNNNNNNNNNNNNNNNNNNNNNNNNNNNNNNNNNNNNNNNNNNNNNNNNNNNNNNNNNNNNNNNNNNNNNNNNNNNNNNNNNNNNNNNNNNNNNNNNNNNNNNNNNNNNNNNNNNNNNNNNNNNNNNNNNNNNNNNNNNNNNNNNNNNNNNNNNNNNNNNNNNNNNNNNNNNNNNNNNNNNNNNNNNNNNNNNNNNNNNNNNNNNNNNNNNNNNNNNNNNNNNNNNNNNNNNNNNNNNNNNNNNNNNNNNNNNNNNNNNNNNNNNNNNNNNNNNNNNNNNNNNNNNNNNNNNNNNNNNNNNNNNNNNNNNNNNNNNNNNNNNNNNNNNNNNNNNNNNNNNNNNNNNNNNNNNNNNNNNNNNNNNNNNNNNNNNNNNNNNNNNNNNNNNNNNNNNNNNNNNNNNNNNNNNNNNNNNNNNNNNNNNNNNNNNNNNNNNNNNNNNNNNNNNNNNNNNNNNNNNNNNNNNNNNNNNNNNNNNNNNNNNNNNNNNNNNNNNNNNNNNNNNNNNNNNNNNNNNNNNNNNNNNNNNNNNNNNNNNNNNNNNNNNNNNNNNNNNNNNNNNNNNNNNNNNNNNNNNNNNNNNNNNNNNNNNNNNNNNNNNNNNNNNNNNNNNNNNNNNNNNNNNNNNNNNNNNNNNNNNNNNNNNNNNNNNNNNNNNNNNNNNNNNNNNNNNNNNNNNNNNNNNNNNNNNNNNNNNNNNNNNNNNNNNNNNNNNNNNNNNNNNNNNNNNNNNNNNNNNNNNNNNNNNNNNNNNNNNNNNNNNNNNNNNNNNNNNNNNNNNNNNNNNNNNNNNNNNNNNNNNNNNNNNNNNNNNNNNNNNNNNNNNNNNNNNNNNNNNNNNNNNNNNNNNNNNNNNNNNNNNNNNNNNNNNNNNNNNNNNNNNNNNNNNNNNNNNNNNNNNNNNNNNNNNNNNNNNNNNNNNNNNNNNNNNNNNNNNNNNNNNNNNNNNNNNNNNNNNNNNNNNNNNNNNNNNNNNNNNNNNNNNNNNNNNNNNNNNNNNNNNNNNNNNNNNNNNNNNNNNNNNNNNNNNNNNNNNNNNNNNNNNNNNNNNNNNNNNNNNNNNNNNNNNNNNNNNNNNNNNNNNNNNNNNNNNNNNNNNNNNNNNNNNNNNNNNNNNNNNNNNNNNNNNNNNNNNNNNNNNNNNNNNNNNNNNNNNNNNNNNNNNNNNNNNNNNNNNNNNNNNNNNNNNNNNNNNNNNNNNNNNNNNNNNNNNNNNNNNNNNNNNNNNNNNNNNNNNNNNNNNNNNNNNNNNNNNNNNNNNNNNNNNNNNNNNNNNNNNNNNNNNNNNNNNNNNNNNNNNNNNNNNNNNNNNNNNNNNNNNNNNNNNNNNNNNNNNNNNNNNNNNNNNNNNNNNNNNNNNNNNNNNNNNNNNNNNNNNNNNNNNNNNNNNNNNNNNNNNNNNNNNNNNNNNNNNNNNNNNNNNNNNNNNNNNNNNNNNNNNNNNNNNNNNNNNNNNNNNNNNNNNNNNNNNNNNNNNNNNN
This window encodes:
- the LOC106779781 gene encoding calmodulin-binding receptor kinase CaMRLK → MKPLCRFLIFISLFALVESSCSSEEENVLVSKAFKSVSGFNAYSWFQTNCSQAHITRIVLPSQNLTGTISWGYLRNMSNLQVFDLSGNSLQGHVPSWFWSTSSLLEINLSGNRFGGSIIFHSSKPTTQNSSFSISSIQTLNLSHNRFTNSIQLSAFQNLKILDLSNNNLRTLPSGLQNLSKLQHLDLSCCNLQSDVKPVSSLHSLRYLDLSNNTFTGNFPFDFPPLATLEFLNISYNNFTSSTSLTKFNNFGKSAFIHAGNNFTYDSTASKTSNTSKNSAQSTHKKQHKRKSKRLIAAASSAGSAVVLILLSIWVLRIVIRKRKQRAKRSKWAISMPVPHGMNVVTSRVEKSGPFAFETESGSTWVADLKEPSSAAVVMFEKPLMNLTFKDLIVATSHFGKDSLLAEGRFGPVYRAVLPGELHVAIKVLEHARDVDPDESVATFVDLSRLKHPNLLPLSGYCIAGKEKLVLYEYMANGDLGRWLHELPTGDTNVEDWTGDTWEIQNGAVDDGSPEKMGWLTRHRIAVGIARGLAYLHHARSKPVVHGHFVTSNILLADDFEPRISDFGLRHDRNPNGGTEADVYCFGAALMELLTGKESTAEKVAAVRKAVREGQGVRILDERLLVGGDSLVSEMVESLRVAFLCTAEEPRKRPTMQQVLGLLIDIRPHQQSNS